The following proteins come from a genomic window of Gimesia chilikensis:
- a CDS encoding HTTM domain-containing protein, with protein MDAPEVISTQTGKLRDRFRQFFFAQEVPYGLAIVRMLVPLVLLGTVCTRWPFARELFSADGAPAPLADLFRYYDYLPVLPGTVAVGLFTALAFFLFCSSIGWMTRFSLVASLILYTYFCCMDCISMATKYSAISTHVLFILSLSHCGSVWSVDSWLKGKRAARNWPQYSKLDPPRFEVWPQRLMQILIALIYFGAAITKLHTPGYLEGDQIIYWAMSRYNNPHPLGEYLTLYPIIVSVMSYVAIVWEMVFIFVVWRKWGRPIALALGASFHIGTLFSLGLYIFPMISIAIYFCFLKESDVQWVSARLRRLYRRGGWFQRNTDRCRALIEQFRPQPVASWKSPTAWGTGIAAVLALGVYAEYEQDLYGIRRPEGRMTLHEVEPELVAEMLRPEQTMREKDKFLSVDVGTQMVGGWLINRKSEFELGESILVQCSLNPPHEDLWVDCHLCEESGRIVYRTGQIAPRENLRAIFQFYPEEILAPGKYYISVKSKGVEVMRRSVSLLPKLSAMAN; from the coding sequence ATGGATGCTCCAGAAGTGATTTCAACGCAAACCGGAAAACTTCGTGATCGCTTCCGTCAGTTCTTTTTCGCACAGGAAGTCCCCTATGGGCTGGCAATTGTGCGAATGCTGGTTCCCCTGGTTCTGCTGGGAACCGTCTGCACCCGCTGGCCTTTTGCCCGGGAACTGTTTTCTGCAGATGGCGCTCCTGCACCACTGGCAGACCTGTTTCGTTATTATGACTACCTTCCCGTGCTGCCCGGCACGGTAGCCGTTGGACTGTTTACCGCCCTCGCATTCTTCCTGTTTTGCAGCAGTATTGGCTGGATGACGCGCTTCTCACTGGTTGCGTCTCTGATCCTCTATACCTACTTCTGCTGTATGGACTGCATTAGTATGGCGACCAAATATTCGGCTATTTCTACCCATGTCCTGTTTATTCTCTCCCTGTCTCACTGTGGTTCCGTCTGGTCGGTTGACAGTTGGCTGAAGGGGAAGAGAGCAGCACGCAACTGGCCCCAGTATTCGAAACTGGATCCACCCCGCTTTGAAGTCTGGCCGCAGCGATTGATGCAGATTCTGATCGCCCTGATTTACTTCGGTGCTGCGATTACAAAACTGCATACGCCTGGTTACCTGGAAGGGGATCAGATCATTTACTGGGCCATGTCCCGCTATAATAATCCACATCCACTGGGAGAATATCTCACGCTGTACCCGATTATTGTGTCGGTCATGTCCTACGTGGCGATTGTCTGGGAAATGGTCTTCATCTTTGTCGTCTGGCGCAAATGGGGACGTCCCATCGCACTGGCTCTGGGAGCGTCGTTCCATATCGGGACTCTGTTCTCACTGGGTCTTTACATCTTCCCGATGATTTCCATCGCGATCTATTTCTGTTTCCTGAAAGAATCGGATGTGCAATGGGTGTCCGCCCGTCTGCGGCGACTCTATCGCCGGGGAGGCTGGTTCCAGCGTAACACGGACCGTTGCAGAGCACTGATTGAACAGTTCCGCCCCCAGCCGGTTGCCAGCTGGAAATCGCCTACTGCCTGGGGCACCGGAATCGCGGCAGTACTGGCTCTGGGAGTTTATGCTGAATACGAGCAGGATCTGTATGGAATCCGTCGCCCCGAAGGCCGGATGACGCTGCACGAAGTCGAGCCGGAACTTGTAGCGGAGATGCTCAGACCCGAGCAGACGATGCGCGAAAAAGACAAGTTTCTGTCTGTCGATGTCGGAACGCAGATGGTGGGTGGCTGGTTGATCAACCGCAAATCTGAATTTGAACTGGGAGAATCAATTCTCGTTCAATGCAGTCTGAACCCGCCTCACGAAGATCTCTGGGTGGACTGCCATCTCTGTGAAGAGAGTGGCCGCATCGTGTATCGCACCGGTCAGATTGCGCCCCGGGAAAACCTGCGGGCCATCTTCCAGTTCTATCCCGAAGAAATCCTGGCACCCGGGAAATACTATATTTCCGTCAAATCGAAGGGTGTGGAAGTGATGCGACGATCAGTGTCTCTGCTTCCCAAACTCTCCGCCATGGCGAACTGA
- the cobA gene encoding uroporphyrinogen-III C-methyltransferase, with translation MAGGKVYLVGAGPGDPGLITLKGIECLQKADLILYDGLVNPLILQHVSTEVERTCRVSEGCKNRRVLQQDEINQRLISAALEGKTVVRLKGGDPFIFGRGSEEAAALRNAGIEFEVVPGITAATAAAGYAGISVTHRAHASAVALITGHEDPTKPDSALDYDVLAKFPGTLVFYMGLHKLERIVESLIQAGKAEETPAAVISRGTTPFQKTVHSTLSQLPEQVRQAGLVAPSLIVIGDCVSLRDQIAWFEDKPLFGLRIGITRAEEQSEPEIKRALELGAQPVLLPTIEIGPPADWEPVDAAIARLDEYQWLVFTSANGVNYFMNRLWETGYDARKLARLKIATIGPSTAAALQQFHLRADLVPDQYRAEALAAALKPLVQGQKILWAGANRGREVLQTELAEVSATVDKIVVYENHDVASWGSESLELLESGEIDWIGLSSPSIARNFSRLLTEDIRQHLGSRTRLVSISPVTTQAVKDVGLQIDAEAEEYLWDGIFAAIQKHVSR, from the coding sequence ATGGCAGGGGGTAAAGTTTATTTAGTGGGCGCCGGTCCGGGCGACCCCGGGTTGATTACCCTCAAGGGGATAGAGTGCCTGCAAAAGGCAGACCTGATTCTGTATGACGGATTAGTGAATCCCCTGATCCTGCAGCATGTTTCCACGGAAGTGGAAAGAACCTGTCGCGTCTCGGAAGGTTGTAAAAACCGCCGTGTGCTGCAGCAGGACGAAATCAACCAGCGCCTGATTTCCGCTGCCCTGGAAGGAAAGACCGTCGTTCGTCTCAAAGGGGGAGACCCCTTTATATTCGGACGCGGTAGTGAAGAAGCCGCCGCTCTGCGGAATGCAGGCATCGAGTTTGAAGTCGTACCTGGAATTACCGCAGCAACTGCTGCCGCGGGCTACGCCGGGATTTCGGTAACCCATCGGGCGCATGCATCCGCAGTTGCACTGATCACCGGTCACGAAGATCCCACTAAGCCGGATTCTGCACTGGACTATGATGTCCTGGCGAAATTCCCCGGAACGCTGGTGTTCTACATGGGGCTGCACAAGCTGGAGCGGATTGTCGAATCGCTGATCCAGGCCGGAAAAGCAGAAGAGACTCCTGCTGCGGTCATCAGTCGTGGGACAACACCCTTTCAGAAAACCGTTCACAGTACACTTTCGCAACTACCCGAACAGGTCAGACAGGCAGGCCTGGTGGCTCCCTCACTGATCGTCATCGGCGATTGTGTTTCCCTGCGCGATCAGATTGCCTGGTTCGAAGATAAACCCTTATTCGGTCTGCGCATTGGAATCACTCGTGCCGAGGAACAGTCAGAACCTGAAATCAAGCGGGCTCTGGAACTGGGGGCGCAACCAGTGCTGTTACCGACTATCGAAATTGGTCCTCCCGCGGACTGGGAACCCGTGGATGCCGCCATCGCGAGACTGGATGAATATCAATGGCTGGTCTTTACCAGTGCGAACGGTGTGAACTATTTTATGAACCGCTTATGGGAAACAGGCTATGATGCGCGGAAACTGGCCCGGCTCAAGATCGCGACCATCGGTCCCTCGACTGCAGCAGCGTTGCAGCAGTTTCACTTGCGGGCGGATCTGGTTCCCGATCAATACCGCGCCGAAGCTTTGGCCGCCGCTCTGAAGCCGCTGGTCCAAGGTCAGAAGATTCTCTGGGCGGGAGCTAATCGGGGCCGTGAAGTCTTACAGACGGAATTAGCAGAAGTTTCCGCGACGGTCGATAAGATTGTGGTTTACGAAAATCACGATGTCGCAAGCTGGGGAAGCGAGAGCCTGGAACTGCTGGAATCGGGTGAAATCGACTGGATTGGACTCAGCAGCCCCTCGATTGCCCGCAATTTCAGTCGGCTGTTGACCGAAGATATTCGTCAGCACCTGGGGAGCAGAACCCGTCTGGTGAGTATCAGTCCCGTGACAACTCAGGCGGTGAAAGACGTCGGTTTGCAGATCGATGCGGAAGCGGAAGAGTATCTCTGGGATGGGATCTTCGCAGCAATTCAAAAGCACGTTTCCCGTTAA
- a CDS encoding DUF1207 domain-containing protein produces the protein MRLFYSSSIQTMMLVVLSFCAAQTELQAQQTNSSKPFLAPSPHAIQQRRPPAHPTQAQTFLENQYAAPSGNPVHLGVPLHESAPVRSADWNRGIADRLPPIYAQNSISSGKTVTQIRQVQATDTLYGPDLLAEDPDFSTLETIPEPQSTYTDSIEQLCQENCWGWTVLPTDLLYTSYLAGPKEPRMAMAVLHEKDIGWQLELEAGARVGILRYGSLNDDVLEGWQLDLEGAGPPRLNLEEEFDVEATDYRVGVPLTWRRGAYQAKLAYYHTSSHAGDEYMVRNPSFQRINYVRDAFVLGGGYFPDPDLRLYAELGYAFNVDGGAQPWELQFGAEFSPVEHNGFQGAPFWAVNAYLREEVNWGGNVSMMVGWQWRGDRNNHLFRVGLQYIDGKTIQYQFYNNSEQFFGFGTWYDF, from the coding sequence GTGAGGTTATTTTATTCATCATCCATACAGACTATGATGCTGGTGGTGCTGTCATTCTGCGCTGCTCAAACTGAGTTGCAGGCACAGCAGACAAACAGCAGCAAGCCTTTTCTGGCTCCTTCGCCTCATGCCATTCAGCAGAGACGTCCCCCTGCGCATCCCACTCAGGCTCAGACTTTTCTGGAAAATCAATATGCGGCCCCGTCCGGTAACCCGGTCCATCTGGGTGTCCCGTTACATGAATCTGCGCCGGTCCGGTCTGCAGACTGGAACCGGGGAATTGCAGATCGCTTACCGCCAATTTATGCCCAGAATAGTATCAGTTCGGGCAAAACTGTGACCCAGATTCGTCAGGTTCAGGCGACGGATACTCTTTACGGTCCCGACCTGCTGGCGGAAGATCCCGATTTTTCCACACTGGAGACCATTCCCGAGCCACAGAGCACTTATACAGACTCGATTGAACAACTCTGTCAGGAAAACTGCTGGGGCTGGACCGTCCTGCCAACGGATCTGCTTTATACTTCGTATCTCGCAGGCCCCAAAGAACCTCGAATGGCCATGGCCGTACTGCATGAAAAAGATATTGGCTGGCAGCTGGAACTGGAAGCAGGGGCCCGCGTCGGAATTCTGCGCTATGGTTCATTAAACGATGATGTGCTGGAAGGTTGGCAGCTGGACCTCGAAGGCGCAGGTCCTCCCCGCCTGAACCTGGAGGAAGAGTTTGATGTTGAAGCCACCGATTATCGTGTCGGGGTTCCTTTGACTTGGAGACGTGGTGCCTATCAGGCAAAGCTCGCCTATTATCATACCAGTTCGCATGCTGGCGATGAATATATGGTGCGCAACCCCAGTTTTCAGCGCATCAATTACGTACGTGATGCGTTTGTGTTGGGGGGCGGTTATTTCCCGGATCCCGATTTACGTTTGTATGCCGAACTTGGATACGCCTTTAACGTCGATGGTGGGGCACAGCCCTGGGAACTGCAGTTTGGTGCTGAGTTCAGTCCTGTCGAACACAATGGCTTTCAGGGAGCACCCTTCTGGGCTGTGAACGCGTATCTCCGCGAGGAAGTCAACTGGGGTGGTAACGTCAGTATGATGGTCGGCTGGCAGTGGCGTGGCGACCGGAACAATCATCTGTTCCGCGTTGGTCTGCAGTATATCGACGGAAAAACCATCCAGTATCAGTTCTATAATAACTCCGAACAGTTCTTTGGATTTGGTACCTGGTACGATTTCTAA
- a CDS encoding ABC transporter permease, whose translation MASNSRPQYGRVWITFLRNSLIREMTFRGNLLITIVTRGFWFAAQLILFDIIYRNVNSINDWTREEYFAFMATGMLINAIVETFFMPNCANFSELIRNGNLDFVLLKPIDTQFLVSFEKVNLAMLNQIVLAGALLLYALAHTTQLEPALSVLQYQIQAGQWGWLLHLCLLGTGQILMYCLLLMIGVAFFYSLMIALASSSIWFGRNQGLYDFWFYITVFARYPRSIYSGSPTGEILQFAFSYVIPILLVVTIPARQLLSKALEPSWITLVSISITLVLLFVSRWIFKWSLNSYRSASS comes from the coding sequence ATGGCCAGCAACTCCCGCCCTCAATATGGGCGTGTCTGGATTACTTTTCTGCGTAACTCACTGATTCGTGAAATGACCTTTCGTGGTAACCTCCTGATCACGATTGTCACCCGTGGATTCTGGTTCGCAGCGCAGTTGATTCTGTTCGATATCATTTACCGCAACGTCAATTCCATTAATGACTGGACACGCGAAGAGTATTTCGCTTTTATGGCGACCGGGATGTTGATCAATGCAATCGTGGAAACATTTTTCATGCCCAACTGCGCCAACTTCAGCGAATTGATCAGGAATGGAAATCTGGACTTCGTCCTGCTGAAGCCCATCGATACACAGTTCCTGGTTTCATTTGAAAAAGTCAATCTGGCGATGTTGAATCAGATTGTGCTCGCGGGAGCTCTCTTACTCTACGCGCTGGCGCATACGACGCAACTCGAACCGGCGCTGTCCGTGCTGCAGTATCAGATTCAAGCCGGGCAATGGGGTTGGCTGCTTCATCTCTGCCTGCTGGGCACGGGACAGATCCTGATGTACTGCCTGCTGCTGATGATTGGTGTTGCCTTTTTCTACAGCCTGATGATTGCGCTGGCCAGCAGCAGTATCTGGTTCGGGCGGAACCAGGGCCTGTATGACTTCTGGTTTTACATTACCGTGTTTGCCCGTTATCCACGCAGTATTTATAGTGGCTCTCCCACTGGAGAGATCCTGCAGTTCGCCTTTTCGTATGTAATCCCGATCCTGCTGGTCGTTACAATTCCTGCGCGTCAGTTACTTTCTAAAGCGCTTGAGCCATCCTGGATCACACTGGTCTCCATTTCAATTACCCTGGTGCTGCTGTTTGTTTCGCGTTGGATTTTCAAATGGTCATTGAACAGTTATCGCAGTGCCAGTAGTTGA